A region of Rhodoferax potami DNA encodes the following proteins:
- a CDS encoding CopG family transcriptional regulator, with amino-acid sequence MKNVTITVEDATLEWVRIEAARRNTSVSRLVGEMLTEKMQHDDAYARAQRDWVADTSSFSSGGKAYPARDLNNG; translated from the coding sequence ATGAAAAACGTCACCATCACCGTCGAAGACGCCACCCTGGAATGGGTGCGGATCGAGGCGGCCCGCCGCAATACCAGCGTGTCGCGCTTGGTAGGCGAGATGTTGACCGAAAAGATGCAACATGACGATGCCTACGCCCGCGCCCAGCGCGATTGGGTGGCGGATACCTCCAGCTTCAGCTCGGGTGGCAAGGCTTATCCGGCGCGGGACCTGAACAATGGCTAG
- a CDS encoding PIN domain-containing protein: MASPLDTSGAIVFVDTNVLLAADDAFDAARQTRVREWLQALWQRRAGRLSTQVLNAYYVGATRHFAMPQGDARAKLRRYQLWQPWQIDHQTVETAWGVEARFGLPYWDALIVAAAAQSGASHVLSFDLQHGQQIDGITILNPLQATPADLALAD, encoded by the coding sequence ATGGCTAGCCCGCTCGACACATCTGGCGCCATCGTCTTTGTGGACACCAACGTGCTGTTGGCTGCTGACGATGCGTTTGACGCCGCCCGCCAAACCCGCGTCCGCGAATGGCTCCAAGCCTTGTGGCAACGCAGGGCAGGGCGCTTGAGTACGCAGGTGCTCAACGCCTATTACGTGGGTGCCACCCGCCACTTTGCCATGCCGCAGGGCGACGCACGCGCCAAGCTGCGCCGCTACCAGCTCTGGCAGCCTTGGCAGATCGACCACCAGACGGTGGAAACCGCCTGGGGCGTGGAAGCCCGCTTCGGCCTGCCGTATTGGGATGCGCTCATCGTTGCCGCTGCTGCGCAGAGCGGCGCAAGTCATGTGCTGTCGTTTGACTTGCAGCACGGCCAACAGATCGACGGCATCACCATCCTGAACCCTTTGCAAGCCACGCCTGCCGATCTGGCGCTGGCCGACTAG
- the hisC gene encoding histidinol-phosphate transaminase has product MTTSADFAADVQALIARRIRQDVQGMHAYAVQDSKGMVKLDAMENPFSLPPHLQAELGQRLGALALNRYPDGRVNDLRTALAQYVGMPADHDIMLGNGSDELISLLSMACDVPAQPGEARPVVLAPTPGFVMYAMSAQLQGLDFVGVPLTEDFALDVPAMVQAIAEKQPAIVYLAYPNNPTANLWDADAMATVIAAAKQAGSIVAVDEAYQPFSSRTYMDVIRANPAAHPHVVLMRTLSKFGLAGVRLGYMTGPAALIAQVDKVRPPYNISVLNYECALFALEHQDAFAVQAQEICAQRAILLGALRAVPGVKAWDSDANMVLVRFPGADDAAQKIFDGLKARGVLVKNVSKMHPLLARCLRLTVGTAEENARLIQALQETL; this is encoded by the coding sequence ATGACAACCTCTGCCGACTTTGCTGCTGACGTACAGGCGCTGATTGCGCGCCGCATCCGCCAGGACGTGCAGGGCATGCATGCCTACGCGGTCCAGGACTCCAAAGGCATGGTCAAGCTCGATGCCATGGAGAACCCGTTTTCCCTGCCACCCCACCTGCAAGCCGAGTTGGGCCAACGCCTGGGCGCGCTGGCGCTTAACCGCTACCCCGACGGTCGGGTCAATGACTTGCGAACCGCCTTGGCGCAGTACGTGGGCATGCCTGCGGATCACGACATCATGCTGGGCAATGGCTCGGACGAGCTGATTTCGCTGCTCTCCATGGCCTGCGACGTACCCGCTCAGCCCGGCGAGGCCCGCCCCGTGGTGTTGGCACCCACACCCGGCTTTGTGATGTACGCCATGAGCGCCCAGCTGCAGGGGCTGGACTTTGTGGGCGTGCCGCTGACCGAAGACTTTGCCCTCGATGTGCCCGCCATGGTGCAGGCTATTGCCGAGAAGCAGCCCGCCATCGTGTACCTGGCCTACCCCAACAACCCCACTGCCAATCTCTGGGACGCCGACGCCATGGCCACCGTGATCGCTGCCGCCAAGCAGGCGGGCAGCATCGTGGCGGTGGACGAGGCCTACCAGCCGTTCTCCAGCCGCACCTACATGGATGTGATCCGCGCGAACCCCGCCGCCCACCCCCATGTGGTGCTGATGCGCACCCTGAGCAAGTTCGGCTTGGCCGGAGTGCGCTTGGGCTACATGACCGGCCCCGCCGCCCTAATCGCCCAGGTCGACAAAGTCCGTCCGCCGTACAACATCAGTGTGCTGAACTACGAGTGCGCCTTGTTCGCCCTCGAGCATCAAGATGCTTTTGCCGTGCAAGCCCAAGAGATATGTGCGCAGCGCGCTATTCTTTTAGGAGCGTTGCGCGCCGTGCCCGGCGTGAAGGCCTGGGATAGCGATGCCAACATGGTGCTGGTGCGCTTCCCCGGCGCGGACGATGCTGCCCAAAAAATATTCGACGGTTTGAAGGCGCGCGGGGTGCTGGTCAAGAACGTTTCTAAAATGCACCCATTGCTGGCCCGCTGTTTGCGTTTGACCGTCGGCACCGCCGAAGAAAACGCCCGACTGATTCAGGCCTTGCAGGAAACCTTATGA
- the hisB gene encoding imidazoleglycerol-phosphate dehydratase HisB, which translates to MSTNYPITEVPASMPARIAEVSRNTAETKIRVRVNLDGTGVSRLSTGIGFFDHMLDQIARHGLIDLDIEAEGDLHIDGHHTVEDVGITLGQAFAKAVGDKKGIRRYGHAYVPLDEALSRVVIDFSGRPQLEMHVPFKSGMIGAFDTQLTHEFFQGFVNHASVTLHIDNLKGENSHHQAETVFKAFARALRSALEFDPRALGVIPSTKGSL; encoded by the coding sequence ATGAGCACCAATTACCCGATCACCGAAGTCCCCGCCTCCATGCCCGCGCGCATTGCCGAAGTGTCCCGCAACACTGCGGAAACCAAGATCCGCGTGCGCGTGAACCTGGACGGCACGGGTGTGAGCCGCCTGTCCACGGGCATCGGCTTTTTCGACCACATGCTCGACCAGATCGCCCGCCACGGACTGATTGACCTCGACATTGAAGCCGAAGGCGACTTGCATATTGATGGGCACCACACGGTAGAAGACGTGGGCATTACCCTGGGCCAGGCCTTTGCCAAGGCTGTTGGCGACAAGAAAGGCATCCGCCGTTATGGCCACGCTTATGTGCCGCTGGACGAAGCCCTGAGCCGCGTCGTGATCGACTTTTCAGGCCGCCCGCAGTTGGAAATGCATGTGCCCTTCAAGAGCGGCATGATCGGCGCGTTTGACACCCAGCTCACGCACGAGTTCTTCCAAGGCTTTGTGAACCACGCCTCGGTGACCCTGCACATTGACAACCTCAAGGGTGAAAACTCCCACCACCAGGCCGAGACCGTGTTCAAGGCCTTTGCCCGTGCATTGCGCTCCGCATTGGAGTTCGATCCGCGCGCATTGGGTGTGATTCCCTCCACCAAAGGTTCGCTCTGA
- the hisH gene encoding imidazole glycerol phosphate synthase subunit HisH, which produces MKKVAVVDYGMGNLRSVTQAVMHVAKGTGVEVVWARTPQEVMDAERVVLPGQGGMRDCMRELHESSMFDAVMHAAAHKPLMGVCVGMQMLLDHSAELDTPCLGLIPGEVVKFDLAGQTQPDGSRYKVPQMGWNQVWQTGESRHPVWGGVPDGAYFYFVHSYYAQPSDARHSVGETDYGQRFSCAIARDNIFATQFHPEKSAEHGLALYRNFLHWNP; this is translated from the coding sequence ATGAAAAAGGTCGCTGTCGTTGACTACGGCATGGGCAATTTGCGCTCCGTCACGCAGGCGGTGATGCATGTGGCTAAGGGCACCGGTGTCGAGGTTGTCTGGGCCCGCACCCCGCAAGAAGTGATGGACGCCGAGCGCGTGGTCTTGCCTGGTCAAGGCGGAATGCGCGATTGCATGCGCGAGCTGCACGAGTCCAGCATGTTCGACGCCGTGATGCACGCAGCGGCGCACAAGCCACTGATGGGCGTCTGCGTGGGCATGCAGATGCTGCTGGACCACTCGGCAGAGCTGGACACGCCGTGCCTGGGTTTGATTCCTGGTGAGGTGGTCAAGTTTGACCTCGCCGGCCAAACACAACCTGATGGCAGCCGTTACAAAGTGCCCCAGATGGGCTGGAACCAGGTCTGGCAAACCGGGGAAAGCCGGCATCCGGTGTGGGGTGGGGTGCCGGATGGCGCCTACTTCTACTTTGTGCACAGTTATTACGCACAACCGTCGGATGCACGCCACAGCGTGGGCGAGACCGACTACGGCCAGCGCTTCTCTTGCGCCATTGCGCGCGATAATATTTTTGCGACGCAATTCCACCCTGAGAAGAGCGCCGAACACGGTTTAGCCCTGTATCGCAATTTCCTGCACTGGAACCCTTGA
- the hisA gene encoding 1-(5-phosphoribosyl)-5-[(5-phosphoribosylamino)methylideneamino]imidazole-4-carboxamide isomerase — MLLIPAIDLKDGHCVRLKQGDMDQSTTFGEDPAVMARSWVDKGARRLHLVDLNGAFAGHPKNEVAIRKILKEVGGEIDVQLGGGIRDLDTIERYLDAGLRYVIIGTAAVKNPGFLQDACTAFGGHIIVGLDARDGKVATDGWSKLTRHDVIDLGKKFEDYGVEGIIYTDIGRDGMLSGINIDATVKLAQALTIPVIASGGLSNMADIEALCAVEDEGVEGVICGRAIYSGDLDFEKAQLRADELNG, encoded by the coding sequence ATGCTTTTAATTCCTGCAATTGACCTCAAAGACGGCCACTGCGTTCGCCTCAAACAAGGCGATATGGACCAATCCACCACCTTTGGCGAAGACCCCGCGGTCATGGCCCGAAGCTGGGTCGACAAGGGCGCGCGCCGCCTGCATCTCGTAGATTTGAACGGCGCGTTTGCGGGCCATCCCAAGAACGAGGTGGCCATTCGCAAGATATTGAAGGAAGTGGGCGGCGAGATTGATGTGCAGCTGGGTGGCGGTATCCGCGATCTGGACACCATCGAGCGTTATCTGGATGCGGGCTTGCGCTACGTCATCATCGGTACAGCAGCGGTTAAGAACCCCGGCTTTTTGCAGGATGCTTGCACCGCGTTCGGCGGCCACATCATCGTGGGCCTGGACGCCCGCGACGGCAAAGTGGCCACCGACGGCTGGAGCAAGCTCACCCGCCACGACGTGATCGACCTCGGCAAAAAGTTTGAAGACTACGGCGTCGAAGGCATCATTTACACCGACATCGGCCGCGACGGCATGCTGTCCGGCATCAACATCGACGCCACCGTCAAGCTCGCACAAGCGCTCACGATCCCTGTTATCGCCTCTGGCGGCCTGTCCAACATGGCTGACATCGAAGCCCTGTGCGCTGTGGAAGACGAAGGCGTGGAAGGTGTGATCTGCGGCCGCGCCATTTATAGCGGCGACCTCGACTTTGAAAAAGCGCAGCTCCGCGCCGACGAGTTGAACGGCTAA
- the hisF gene encoding imidazole glycerol phosphate synthase subunit HisF, producing the protein MLAKRIIPCLDVTGGRVVKGVNFVELRDAGDPVEIAARYNDQGADELTFLDITATSDGRDLILHIIEAVASQVFIPLTVGGGVRVVEDVRRLLNAGADKVSFNSAALANPQVIEDASLKYGSQAIVVAIDAKRRSAEDAATRGAGWDVYSHGGRKNTGLDAVVWATEMARRGAGEILLTSMDRDGTKSGFDLALTRAVADAISVPVIASGGVGNLDHLADGVQQGGADAVLAASIFHYGEYTVGQAKARMAERGIPVRI; encoded by the coding sequence GTGTTAGCCAAGAGAATTATTCCTTGCTTGGACGTGACCGGCGGTCGCGTAGTCAAAGGCGTGAACTTTGTCGAACTGCGTGACGCCGGGGACCCGGTAGAAATTGCTGCGCGCTACAACGACCAGGGTGCTGACGAACTCACGTTTCTCGATATCACCGCTACTAGTGATGGGCGGGATTTGATTCTTCACATCATCGAGGCGGTGGCTTCGCAAGTGTTCATTCCGCTCACCGTGGGTGGCGGTGTGCGGGTGGTCGAGGACGTGCGCCGCTTGCTGAACGCAGGCGCCGACAAGGTGAGTTTCAACTCGGCGGCCTTGGCCAATCCGCAGGTGATTGAAGACGCATCGCTCAAATACGGCTCACAGGCGATTGTGGTGGCGATTGATGCCAAGCGCCGGTCCGCCGAAGACGCAGCCACCCGCGGCGCGGGCTGGGATGTGTACAGCCACGGCGGCCGTAAAAACACGGGGCTGGATGCAGTGGTATGGGCCACCGAGATGGCGCGCCGCGGTGCCGGCGAGATCTTGCTCACCAGCATGGACCGTGATGGCACCAAGAGTGGGTTTGATTTGGCCCTGACCCGCGCGGTGGCCGATGCGATCAGCGTGCCGGTGATTGCCAGTGGCGGCGTGGGCAACCTCGACCACTTGGCAGATGGCGTGCAGCAGGGCGGCGCCGATGCGGTGTTGGCAGCCAGCATCTTCCATTACGGCGAATACACGGTGGGCCAAGCGAAAGCGCGTATGGCGGAGCGGGGTATCCCGGTCAGAATTTAA
- the hisI gene encoding phosphoribosyl-AMP cyclohydrolase — MTPPVSWIKHIRWDSKGLVPVIAQEQTTGDVLMFAWMNREALQKTVELGQAVYFSRSRDKLWFKGEESGHVQKVHEIRMDCDSDVILLKVTQLGHEPGIACHTGRHSCFFSVLKDGVWQAVDPVLKDPESIYK; from the coding sequence ATGACCCCCCCAGTGAGCTGGATCAAGCACATCCGTTGGGACTCCAAAGGCTTGGTCCCTGTCATTGCGCAAGAGCAAACCACGGGTGATGTGCTGATGTTTGCCTGGATGAACCGGGAGGCGCTGCAAAAAACCGTGGAGCTCGGTCAGGCGGTGTATTTCAGCCGTTCGCGCGACAAGCTCTGGTTCAAAGGCGAAGAGTCCGGCCATGTGCAGAAAGTCCATGAGATCCGCATGGACTGTGACAGTGACGTTATCTTGCTCAAAGTGACCCAGCTGGGCCATGAGCCCGGTATCGCTTGCCACACCGGGCGCCACAGCTGTTTCTTCAGTGTGCTGAAGGACGGTGTCTGGCAAGCGGTTGACCCGGTGCTCAAAGACCCTGAATCCATTTACAAGTAA
- a CDS encoding phosphoribosyl-ATP diphosphatase gives MQDTLTSQDALAHLAAVIESRKAANGGDPEASYVARLLHKGPDAFLKKIGEEATEVVLAAKDADHGGDKTKIVYEMADLWFHSMVALAHYGLSPADVITELQRRLGTSGLEEKALRKAVAREAESK, from the coding sequence ATGCAGGACACACTCACTTCTCAAGATGCGCTGGCCCATTTGGCAGCTGTCATCGAAAGTCGCAAAGCGGCCAACGGGGGCGACCCCGAGGCGAGCTATGTGGCGCGCCTGCTGCACAAAGGCCCTGACGCCTTTCTGAAGAAAATCGGCGAGGAGGCCACGGAAGTGGTGCTGGCCGCCAAAGACGCGGACCACGGCGGCGACAAGACAAAGATCGTTTACGAGATGGCTGACCTGTGGTTCCACAGCATGGTGGCGCTGGCCCATTACGGCCTGAGCCCCGCAGATGTCATCACCGAGTTGCAGCGTCGCTTGGGCACGAGTGGTCTGGAAGAAAAAGCCCTGCGCAAAGCGGTGGCGCGCGAAGCCGAGTCCAAATAA
- a CDS encoding DUF4870 family protein, whose product MSQDFTTPASSGQALLLKLQGLNTVGTISYVLHLIVAVAALIPGAQVGLTLLLVALIIDLVKRDDAAGTWHASHFRWRIRSVLFAGLAYLLTSPLFLLFYIPGAVAWAVTSLWFLYRIVTGFMAMNKGQEIGA is encoded by the coding sequence ATGAGCCAAGACTTCACCACTCCCGCTTCCTCAGGCCAAGCCCTGTTGCTCAAGCTGCAGGGGCTGAACACGGTGGGTACCATCAGCTATGTACTTCACCTCATCGTGGCGGTAGCGGCCTTGATTCCCGGCGCGCAGGTTGGCTTGACGCTGTTGCTGGTGGCCCTGATCATCGATTTGGTCAAGCGTGATGACGCAGCCGGTACTTGGCATGCTTCGCATTTCCGCTGGCGTATCCGCTCGGTGTTGTTTGCCGGGTTGGCGTATTTGCTGACTTCCCCTCTGTTTCTGCTCTTCTATATTCCGGGCGCTGTGGCCTGGGCTGTCACATCACTGTGGTTTCTCTACCGTATCGTGACGGGCTTTATGGCAATGAATAAAGGTCAGGAGATCGGTGCATGA
- a CDS encoding histidine triad nucleotide-binding protein: MSEHTHHAHDANCIFCKIVAKQIPSKAVYEDEHVYAFHDINPWAPVHFLLIPKAHIPSMAHITAEHGTLMAHMMALVPQLALKEGCNPYPEGGYRLVTNTGSEGGQEVHHLHFHIMGGSRPWLKG, translated from the coding sequence ATGAGCGAGCACACCCATCACGCCCACGATGCGAATTGCATTTTTTGCAAGATCGTGGCCAAGCAGATTCCATCCAAGGCGGTGTATGAAGATGAGCATGTCTATGCCTTCCACGACATCAATCCTTGGGCGCCGGTGCATTTTTTGCTGATACCCAAGGCGCATATTCCCAGCATGGCGCACATCACTGCAGAGCATGGCACCCTGATGGCCCACATGATGGCCCTGGTGCCGCAGTTGGCTTTGAAGGAGGGATGCAACCCTTACCCCGAAGGAGGCTACCGTTTGGTTACCAATACCGGGTCAGAGGGTGGGCAGGAAGTCCATCATTTACATTTTCACATCATGGGTGGTTCTCGCCCCTGGCTGAAAGGTTAG
- the tatA gene encoding Sec-independent protein translocase subunit TatA has protein sequence MGSFSIWHWLIVLLIVVMVFGTKKLKNIGSDLGGAVKGFKDGMKDGTAPAADDKSAAPAQQVANAAEKTTIDVEAKQKS, from the coding sequence ATGGGTTCATTTTCTATTTGGCACTGGTTGATCGTTCTGCTGATCGTCGTCATGGTGTTCGGCACCAAGAAACTCAAGAACATCGGCTCTGACTTGGGCGGTGCGGTCAAAGGTTTCAAAGATGGCATGAAAGACGGCACTGCACCGGCTGCCGACGACAAGTCTGCTGCTCCTGCACAACAAGTGGCCAATGCCGCTGAGAAAACCACGATCGACGTGGAAGCCAAGCAAAAGTCCTGA
- the tatB gene encoding Sec-independent protein translocase protein TatB yields MIDLGISKMALIGAVALIVIGPEKLPRVARTVGALLGKAQRYVSDVKAEVNRSMDLDELKKMRETVEGAARDVENSIQTSASDFEKSWSEVADAALAPEPPSYKHPNKNWRLKQGAMPQWYKARNGVRTRALSGAARVARFRPPRAR; encoded by the coding sequence GTGATTGATCTCGGAATTTCCAAAATGGCGCTGATCGGCGCGGTGGCGTTGATCGTCATCGGGCCTGAAAAGCTGCCCCGGGTTGCTCGCACAGTGGGTGCCTTGCTTGGCAAGGCGCAACGCTATGTGTCGGATGTGAAGGCTGAGGTCAACCGGTCGATGGACCTGGACGAGTTGAAGAAAATGCGCGAAACCGTAGAAGGTGCCGCGCGTGACGTAGAAAACTCCATCCAGACATCCGCCTCCGACTTTGAGAAGTCGTGGTCCGAGGTTGCTGATGCAGCGCTGGCGCCCGAGCCACCGAGCTACAAACATCCCAACAAAAACTGGCGTTTGAAGCAAGGTGCCATGCCGCAGTGGTACAAGGCCCGCAACGGGGTGCGTACCCGTGCTTTGTCGGGTGCTGCACGTGTAGCCCGGTTCCGTCCTCCCCGCGCCCGCTGA
- the tatC gene encoding twin-arginine translocase subunit TatC yields the protein MSTENQPQDELAGTEQPFVQHLMELRDRLVKAAIAVGIAMAVLALYPGPAALYDFLAQPLIASLPEGGKLIATSVISPFLVPLKIMLMTAFLIALPVVLWQLWAFVAPGLYSHEKKLVLPLVVSSTVLFFVGVAFCYFFVFGQVFKFIQSFAPKSIAATPDIEAYLDFVLSMFLAFGLAFEVPIVVVVLARMGIVSIEKLKAFRSYFIVLAFVIAAIVTPPDVVSQLALAIPMCILYEIGIWAAQIFIKHTQAPAEESKSA from the coding sequence ATGTCTACTGAAAATCAACCGCAAGACGAGCTTGCCGGCACAGAGCAACCCTTCGTCCAGCATTTGATGGAGTTGCGCGATCGCTTGGTCAAAGCTGCCATTGCGGTGGGTATCGCCATGGCGGTGTTGGCTTTGTACCCGGGGCCGGCCGCACTATATGACTTTTTGGCCCAACCGTTGATTGCCTCTCTGCCTGAGGGCGGCAAGCTGATTGCCACCTCGGTGATTTCGCCCTTCTTGGTGCCGCTCAAGATCATGCTGATGACCGCATTCTTGATTGCGCTTCCGGTGGTTCTTTGGCAGTTGTGGGCTTTTGTGGCGCCGGGCCTCTACAGCCACGAGAAGAAGCTGGTGCTCCCTTTGGTGGTTTCGAGCACAGTGCTGTTTTTTGTCGGCGTGGCGTTTTGTTACTTCTTTGTTTTTGGGCAGGTGTTCAAGTTCATCCAAAGCTTCGCACCCAAGAGCATTGCCGCGACTCCAGACATTGAGGCCTATTTGGACTTTGTCCTGTCCATGTTCTTGGCCTTCGGCTTGGCGTTTGAGGTGCCCATCGTGGTGGTCGTGCTGGCGCGTATGGGGATCGTGTCCATAGAAAAGCTCAAGGCTTTCCGCAGCTACTTCATCGTGCTCGCGTTCGTGATCGCTGCGATCGTGACTCCGCCGGATGTGGTGTCTCAGCTTGCGTTAGCGATCCCGATGTGTATCTTGTATGAAATCGGTATCTGGGCTGCGCAGATATTTATCAAGCACACCCAAGCCCCTGCGGAAGAGTCAAAGTCCGCCTGA
- a CDS encoding S1C family serine protease: MKRLWLLFSQTCTVLLASYFVVATLKPQWISAGTSSRGVISMFESPAPPAGEIPPGSLRMAAQVASSAVVSIATSKAAAQHPNADDPWFKFFYGDQSDEPQGGLGSGVIVSPQGYILTNNHVIEEADEIEVVLNDGRKSVAKVIGTDPDSDLAVLKVELDKLPTIVLGNADALRVGDQVLAIGNPFGVGQTVTSGIVSALGRNQLGINTFENFIQTDAAINPGNSGGALVDTNGNLLGINTAIYSRSGGSMGIGFAIPVTTAKQVLEDIVKDGKVTRGWIGVEPNDLSPELAETFDVKAQEGVIITGVLQNGPAAQAGIRPGDVIVSIGGTPVRDVTQLLALVSSLKPGIESAFVVQRKEAQVNLKLTPGVRPKPKAVKR, encoded by the coding sequence ATGAAAAGACTTTGGTTGCTGTTCTCTCAAACGTGCACCGTATTGCTGGCTTCGTATTTTGTAGTTGCGACGTTAAAACCCCAGTGGATCAGCGCCGGCACCAGCAGTCGCGGTGTCATCTCGATGTTTGAGTCACCGGCTCCGCCAGCGGGGGAAATTCCTCCCGGCAGCTTGCGAATGGCAGCGCAAGTGGCTTCGTCCGCAGTAGTCAGCATCGCCACCAGCAAAGCAGCGGCGCAGCACCCCAATGCTGATGACCCGTGGTTCAAGTTCTTCTACGGCGACCAGAGCGATGAGCCTCAGGGCGGCTTGGGTAGCGGCGTGATTGTCAGCCCGCAAGGCTACATCCTCACCAACAACCATGTGATCGAAGAGGCAGACGAGATCGAAGTCGTCCTCAACGACGGGCGCAAATCCGTCGCCAAAGTCATTGGCACGGATCCCGATAGCGACCTCGCAGTACTGAAAGTCGAGCTAGACAAGTTGCCCACCATCGTGCTGGGCAATGCAGATGCCCTGCGTGTAGGCGACCAGGTTTTGGCCATCGGCAACCCGTTTGGCGTCGGGCAGACGGTGACCAGCGGGATTGTGAGCGCACTGGGGCGCAACCAGTTGGGCATCAACACCTTTGAAAACTTTATCCAAACCGATGCAGCGATCAACCCTGGCAACTCGGGCGGCGCCTTGGTGGATACCAACGGCAACTTGCTGGGCATCAACACCGCCATCTACTCCCGCTCGGGTGGCAGCATGGGCATCGGTTTTGCCATACCGGTGACGACCGCCAAGCAAGTGCTCGAAGACATTGTGAAAGACGGCAAAGTTACCCGTGGCTGGATCGGTGTGGAACCCAACGACCTCTCTCCCGAGCTGGCTGAAACCTTTGATGTGAAGGCCCAAGAGGGTGTCATCATCACTGGCGTGCTGCAAAACGGGCCTGCCGCTCAAGCGGGCATCCGCCCGGGTGATGTGATCGTAAGCATAGGCGGGACGCCCGTTCGAGATGTCACCCAGTTGCTGGCTCTGGTGTCATCGCTCAAGCCCGGTATCGAATCTGCTTTTGTGGTTCAGCGCAAAGAAGCTCAGGTAAACCTGAAGCTCACCCCTGGCGTACGGCCCAAGCCCAAGGCGGTCAAGCGCTGA
- a CDS encoding Nif3-like dinuclear metal center hexameric protein, translating into MIDRQQLIQTLQTLLEPERFKDYCHNGLQVEGRTGIGHLVSGVTASEAFIQAAIDQKADAVLVHHGLFWKGFDGQVSGWMRKRLGLLIAHNINLLAYHLPLDAHPELGNNAQLGKLLGLETQATFGEQALGHLGAASTAWESDAALSAHIENVLGRSVTCVSGFSGPVSKVAWCTGGAQSYFEPAIATGAQVFITGEISEPQAHYARECGVSYIACGHHASERYGARAVGAWVAEQHGLTHTFIDIPNPA; encoded by the coding sequence ATGATTGATCGCCAACAGCTCATCCAAACTCTACAAACACTGCTTGAACCGGAGCGCTTCAAGGACTATTGCCATAACGGATTGCAGGTCGAAGGGCGCACCGGTATCGGACACTTGGTCAGCGGGGTGACAGCCAGCGAGGCGTTCATTCAAGCAGCGATCGATCAAAAGGCGGACGCAGTTTTGGTGCACCACGGTTTGTTCTGGAAAGGGTTTGATGGCCAGGTAAGTGGTTGGATGCGAAAACGCCTGGGCTTGTTAATTGCCCACAACATCAACCTGCTGGCATACCACCTGCCGCTGGATGCCCACCCCGAACTCGGAAACAACGCCCAGCTGGGTAAGCTGCTCGGACTGGAAACGCAGGCCACCTTTGGAGAGCAAGCGTTAGGGCATTTGGGCGCTGCGTCAACTGCCTGGGAGAGTGATGCAGCGCTCTCAGCGCATATCGAAAACGTATTGGGTCGCAGCGTGACTTGTGTTTCCGGATTTTCGGGGCCTGTCAGCAAGGTGGCGTGGTGTACTGGAGGGGCGCAGAGTTACTTTGAGCCTGCCATTGCCACCGGGGCGCAGGTGTTCATTACAGGCGAAATTTCAGAGCCTCAGGCCCACTATGCACGCGAATGCGGTGTGTCTTACATCGCCTGCGGACACCATGCCAGCGAGCGCTATGGTGCTCGGGCGGTTGGGGCCTGGGTGGCTGAGCAACACGGTTTGACCCATACCTTCATTGATATCCCGAATCCCGCATGA